The Stomoxys calcitrans chromosome 3, idStoCalc2.1, whole genome shotgun sequence genome includes a region encoding these proteins:
- the LOC131996163 gene encoding histone H1-like, with amino-acid sequence MSDAAVVEATASPVAAVEKKAPKKAAAKAKKPSAAPSHPPTQQMVDAAIKTLKERGGSSLPAIKKYLASTYKVDAVKLAPFIKKYLKSAVASGKLIQTKGKGASGSFKLSPSASKEPKAKSAEKKKKAPAGDKKKKAAAPKKAAGEKKAAAKKPSAAKKTAEKKKTEKAKAKTAKKTGTVKAKPAKTAAKASATKPKAPKAKTTAAKPKKAAAAKKPAAKKTAKE; translated from the exons gagaaaaaggcacctaagaaagccgctgccaaggcaaagaaaccctctgctgccccaagccatccaccaacccaacaaatggtcgatgctgccatcaaaacattgaaagaacgtggtggttcctcattgcctgccatcaagaaatacttggccagcacatacaaagttgatgctgtaaaattggccccattcatcaagaagtacttgaagagcgctgttgctagtggaaaattgatccaaactaaaggtaagggtgcctccggttcattcaaattgtccccatctgcctcgaaggaacctaaagcaaagagcgctgaaaagaagaagaaggccccagccggtgataagaaaaagaaggcagcagcacccaaaaaggcagccggtgaaaagaaagccgctgcaaagaagccttccgctgctaaaaagaccgccgagaagaagaagaccgaaaaggccaaggctaaaactgccaaaaagacaggtacagttaaagctaaacccgcaaaaacagccgccaaagcatcagccactaaaccaaaggcacccaaggcaaaaaccaccgctgccaagcccaaaaaggctgccgcagcaaagaagccagctgccaagaagaccgcc AAAGAATAA